TGCTCCTGCGTTCAGGCATGGCAAGTGGCTACGAAATCTCTGTTCGCGCAATAGGTTTTAAACTCATTGGGCATGAGATTCACCATACAAAGGTGCTGGTCGAACGCTATTTAAGCTAATCGGAGATCAGAAAAAAGCGCATACAAATGGTGCAATTTCTATGCATGTCTCCTGCAGGCAGAAAGCAGAAATTATTTTCAATAAACACCTATTGCCAAAGCCTGAATACGTATTCAGGCTTTGGCAATTCCATTGAGGAAAAGGAAGGTTTGCCGCTAATGTAGCAGGTATAATTTTTTATGTATCACATAATTTCCCATTTGTAATTGTAGTAGATAGACCCCATCTGTTTGGGCGGAAAGATCAATTTGATGCTCAATAAAAAGAGTCCTATGCCAGGCTTGCTCTGCGATCATTTTCCCTCTCAGGTCAAAAAGCCTCATCTGAATGTCCTCTATTTGATCCAGCTGGAGTTCAATTCGGAAATTTGCATCTGATGGATTAGGGTAAACCTTAAGAGATTCTATGGGAGAAAAGGCTTCGCGACCTGTGCTGTTTTGTGTACATAACTCTCGCAATTCTAAGTCATTCAAGGCACATCTATACAAGCTTAGATCGCTTATCGCACCTTTGAAAAGACGGTTTGGCCTGCCAGTTTCTGCCGTTCCTATCTGAAAATTAGTACTCATATTGGGGAGTACAAATAGAGAAGCATCTATACTTCCAATGTGGACGCTGTCTACAAAAGCTGCAATGCTATCAGCATCTCTTCTTATTGCAACAGTATACCAGGTATTCAATTGGAAATCATAGTCTCCCAGCCAATTCCATCCATTTGAAGGACCTACGATAAAACTTATTCCTTCATCCCCCAACCAAAAAATCCATTTTCGTGTTGTTCCGGGTCCATTGGAATGTCCCATGAGGTAATATCCTCCATCTGGTCCAAAGGCATCTATCCGTACACAAGCAGTGAAGGTGAATTCGTCGGTTCCGAACGTGAGGGCTGGATCATCTGCTACATCAATTCGGTCATTTCCATCAAATAGGTAAGCCGAATTGGGATTGCCGAAATTGTCCTGGGTAAGAGTCGCTCCAAATACCGTCCCATCCAGACCGTGAGGACCTCTATCATTTGCATCCCCATTGAAGTCATAATGTACGACCAGACAACTATCCAGATTGTTAGACATGAAAACCGAAATTGTATCACTGCCAATACAACCTCCTGATCGAACCGTTACATAATAATCACCGGCTTGATTTACCGTCAAGGTTCTACTGGTATCTCCGGTATTCCATGCATAGCTTGCCCCTGGATTTTTTGCATCCAACACAATAGAGCCTCCCGGATTAATCACGACATCCGGGCCCAGATTTACAGAGACAGGATTGCCCACCTCTATCCAAACGCTGTCCCTGACAATAGAACCAGCAGCATCTGTGACACTTACAGTATAGCGCCTTGATATTCCCGGTGAAGCTGCAGGATTAGGGATGTTCGCAGCATTCAAATTAGTAGTGGGAGTCCAGCTGTAAGTATATGGAGGAGTACCCCCAGAGACGGTAGGCGAACCCCCAATCTGAACACTTTCTCCTTCACAAATGGCCTGATCAGGTCCTGCCTCAGCACGAATCTTGAGGGAATTGCTGCAGTCAATGAGCCAGGAACAGGCTGTAGGACCTCCTTCTGCACCCATATCATTACGAGTATTACCCAAAGAAGGCGGAGAACAAACATCATTGTATTGACTGGCAGGATCACCAGCATCGATGGAAGGGGAACCAGGCACGATTCGCAAGTCATCTGTACTAAAGAAGAGGGGATTTAGGGCAATATTTCCAGTCCCGGGAAAAGAGTTCTGAACATTGCTGTAGGTGGTACTTACTGTCCCTTGAATCTGAGCTGTTGGATGAAAAAATACAATGCTGTTCCGTAAGTTTACGTTACCCGTTCGATTGAAAATACCATCAAAGCTGTTGTAGGCTATGGTGGAATTCGTGATATCCAGATTACCCGAAAATATGTATATGCCCCCTCCTTTGGCCGAGCTTCCTGCCCATACTCCTCTCCAGTACAAAGAGTCATAGCCAAAGATGCTATTGCTGATTTTCCCGTAATTGAGCCCAAGCGTGTATAAAGCCCCTCCATCGTTTACTTCAGCACTCGTATTTGCATGGGCAGCAGTTGCATTCCCATTCAATTCGCAGGCCTTAAGTTCGAGGCTATCCGCATCTATATAAATTCCCCCTCCATAGCTAAATGAGGATTGAAAAGGATTGCCATTAGTAGAGATGTTATGGTTGTAGCTAATCTCTGATTTTTCAGCATACAAGCTGCCCGTAGAATAAATTCCCCCGCCGGCTGACCAGACAGAGCTACGCAGCCATTCATTCACATTATATCTTACTGCACAATTGAGCAGACGAAGGGAACCTTCATTGTAAACTCCTCCTCCAAATCGACTGCTGCTATAGTTGCCGATTATTTCTGTACAATTCAGGGTCAACTGTGAATTTGTCCATACTCCTGCTCCATGATCTGTGCTGCTATTATGTATGATTCTGCAGTTTCGGATAGTTGGAGAAGAATTATTTACCCTAATCCCTCCTGAAGTTGAACTGTCAATTCTGCAATAGGCCATTTCTGAGGCTGGATTACTAAAATTGAACTGGATCCCTCGCCAACCGCTGATAGAATCCGATTTGGTAAAATAAATGGAATCCGTAGGGGCTCCCACGGCAGTTAGTATACCCCCCACTTCAAATAGGTAATCTCCCTGAAAAATGACTCTCACACCTGCCTCTATTGTGAGGCTGGAAACGAAAATATCCCCTGACACGCAATAAGGAGAATTGGCTTTGGTCCATACCTGGTTGATCATGTTGCCAGATACAGGCGAATTCCCGAAAAGAGGGCTTGAAAGGAAAAGGAAAATGAGAATAAAGGTACTGTTTCTGTTCATGGCTAAATGAATTAATGCTTGATGAATAGCTTGTTTATATACCTATTACCCTTTTTGCCCAATTATTCGCCTGCTTATCCGAAAAAAATATAGATAAAAATTTAACTACCTGATAAGCAGGGCTTTATAAGAAAAAATTCTTGAAATGCGAAAAAATCAGTTTTTCAGGTAATAGGAAATAAAGGAAGGCAACAGAACAGATCTTCAAATATTTACTATTTTGATTTAACTCAAAAATGGACAAAAACTTCCCGATGTTGGTATCCCCTAAGTTGAGCTGGATAGGATTTTTTTCTCTTCTCTTACTTACTGCTTGTCAAAAAGGAGAGAATTATTCCGAGCATAAGATCAGTTGGTACATTCAACAGATCGATGAGGCCACTGATTACCAGAAATCATATGAACAAGAATATTTTTACCTGAACCAGCTAGGTGAATTTTGTAAAAAAGATTCGCGGGACTGTCCTTCTGTGTTATTGGCAAAAGGGATATTACTATTCAAGACGGCTTACTACGACAGTGCCCTTCTCGTACTGGATCGTCATCAGGATGCGCTAAGCGAGAGCGGCAGCAATACCTACGAGCGAAGTTTGGGTAATTACTATCGAGCAGCTACTTATACTTTTAAGGGATCCTTTCAAAAAGCCTTCCCGATTATACAGGCTCTGCTTCGAAAGACAGAAAACAAGAACAATAGAAATGACAGCAGTTTGTATGCGAGCTCATTATTTACCCTGGGGGTAGGCTACAGCAATCCGGCGGAAGGCAAAATGGATTCTGCTCTTATCTGTTTGAGGAGGGCATCTCATTTTCAAGCTGAAATTTGGGGAGCTAAAAGTGAACAATTGGGGAAATCCCTAAATTTTTTGGCACAGGCATTTCTTCTTGTTCAAGCTTGTGATTCTTCAGAATATTATTACCTGAAAGCGATAGATACTTACCAGCAATTAGCTCAAGAAAAACAGAACGATCTCTGGGTTTCTTACAATGGGTTGGCGAGCGTCATGATTGCTGGCTATTGCAAAAGGAATGATTATGCCCGAGCGCTGAATCTCTTACATCAGGCAGTATCGATTAGCGACTCTCTGGCGGATAATAATCCCAATAAAGTTGTCCCTTATGCGAGTAGGGGTAGGCTCTATCAGGCTATTGGTGATTATTACAGTGCAATTGAAAATTATAAACTGGCTTTGTCGGATGATTTGCAACATCCCAATTATCCCATTCTTCTTTCCAATATCGGGGCGGCATTTGCCTCTATGGAAGATTATCCGCAAGCCATTAGTTATTTTAGGTCTGCCCTTTCTTATCCTAAAGCAGGAGGAGTATTTCGTGCCTTTTGGCTCAATAATTTGAGTACTGCCTTTATTGGCCTGGGGGAAATTGATTCCGCTAAAATATATGTAAAGAAAGCTGATGCATTCAAAGACATTGTTTCCAGGGTTTTTCAATCAGAAGCGACCGAATTCCATGCTTTGCTATATACCAATTATGGAGAACTCTATCGAAAATTAGAAGATTACCCCCTCGCAGAAAGCTACTACCAAAAGGCCCTAAAAGTTCGGCAAGAATCACAGGACGCTAATATTAGCCTGACGTATCAGAAATTAGGCGAAATTTATAGAGTTCAAAAAATGCCGGAACAAGCCTTTGCTTTTTATCACAAAGGACTTACAAGCATCGGCTTGTCAAAAAGCCAAGTTGCCAAACCGGATCCCCTCAACTTAGATCAGCCTTGGCTTCAAAGACCCCTCTACCTTCTCCTTAGTTCCCTGGCGAAGAACTGGGAACTGAAATATCAAGAAGAAGCCTCCCTCAGTTCCCTTGAGAAGGCCTACGAGCATTACAGCTATAGTCTACAGATCGTAGACAGTATGTTGTAGCCTATCTCATTAGTTATCTTTTCGAGGGGGAACCCATTCATTTGTCTGATTATTACTATAGATATCAGGACAGTCGACATGGCATTTATACCAAAAAAGACCTCCCGGGAAAAAGACTTCCCAATATTCCTGTTTATGTATTGGTAAATAGTCGAAGTGCTTCTGCTGCTGAATCTTTAGCATATATGTTAAAACACCTGAAAAGAGCCACCGTCATTGGAGAAATAACGATGGGCGCAGGAAATGGAGCGATGACCCATAAAATCAATGATAGATTCTCTGTGACCATTGCTTCTGAAACTACCATAAATGCAGTTACAAAGACCAGTTTTGAACAAGTAGGTGTACTTCCGAATGTGAAAGTCTCAAGTGAAGAAGCATTTGATACTGGATATCGCCTGGCATTGAATTACTTAAAAGAACATAATAGCAGGAACATAGCCCCTTCGAATTATGAATCTGTCATTGAATTTCTTCCTGATTCCAAAAGTCAAGCAACAATCGATAGTAGTACCTACAAAAAATATACAGGCACCTATAAAAATGGCCCCATAGAAATCAGGGTTTCAATGAATGATTCAAATCTATACGCAGAAGTAGTCGGTAGAGGAGGGAAACTTAAATTAATTCCTAAAGGGGATCATAGCTTTCTGGTAGATAATTTGAAGGAGAGAATACAGTTTGTCCTGGATGACAATCATGAAATTGTCAAACTGATAGGAATTGATAGTCCTATGGATTTGAATAAGATAAAGTGATCTAAAAAGAGCAATATGGGAGTGGATAGGAGAGGATGAATCAGCCTCTCATTTTAGGCCCAAAACAAATACTTCTCCAACATCTTTTGAGAAATCCCTCGATGCTGAGACATTTCTCTAATGCACACACCTTCCCATACGGTTCATTCGCCATTTATCCAGTCCTTTCACCCGAATCTTCTTTTGCAATTTCCTGACAATCTGCTACTTGGGATTGAATTTTATGTATCACCAGGCATTCATTTTATTCCATATTTTCCCTCTAGCGGAAAGTGAATGCTAAAACTTTTAATCCCAAATTTATGAGAACCACATTCGCTTTCACTTGTGTCCTCCTTTTCTTGGTCGGAATGGAGGCATACGCGCAGAAACCTGCTCAGAAGGATCATCCCGTGAAAGAACTTTACCTCTCTACCATCGATGCTTTTAATGAAGGAAATCTGGAATTGTTTTTGGCAAACTTTTCCTCAGACATTCGAATGTATGGAACGGACGGGAACTATGTCGGGAAACAGGCCTTGAGAGATCGATTTCAGGTGATTTTCAAACAATTTCCCAATAAGAGGATGGAAATTCCTGAGCTGGAAGTTGAAGTATTATCGAAAGACAATGTCCTGGTCAATTTTAAATGGTCCCTCTACCCCATGGGAAGAGGCCCTTCCTATCGGGGAGTCGGTTCAGGGGTGTACACCTTGAGAAATGGAAAATGGATCGAGATTCTGGAGGTTGAGACCGTTACAGAAGTCGATAAGGAATTGATGCAAAAATGATCTCAGAGAGGCTGTTCCTTCAGGGGCAGTCTCTTTTTTTACCTAATGCTATTCGATCTTTATCAGACTACGGATCGTTGAAGAATAGCTTTTACTACTGGTGATCGCCTTAAGTTCTGGTCGGTCAAATAAAATGACATATCGACTATTAAGGTGAGGTTTGATTTGTTTGATGTGGACGGTATTCACAATAAACTTACGGTGGATCCTCATAAACTCCTTGCCGAGTCGTTTCTCCAGAAAAAGCAATGAATAATCGCAGAGCATTTTATTTCCCTTGAGGTCAAAGACGAAAGAATAATTATCGAAGGCCTCGAAATAGACAATATTTTCAACTGAAATGAGCAAGATACTTTCCCCCTGTCTGACCGGTATTTTTGCAATGGGGTAGCCCTCCTCCATCCGGGCTTCTTGCTCCTTTGACATAGATTGAGGTCTGATTTCTGCTTTGGCTTCTAACGGAAACAACTGATTATTTAGAAAGAAACTCAGCCCCAGCGCCATGGATATGATCCCATTAGTCAGGTAGGTGCTCCCCGCAGCAAAAGCTCGATAGGCTTCATGTGAAAATATCAGATTCTTGATGATGTTTTCCACTTCGGAGGCCAAAAATCCGATTAAAAAGAATCCCAGAATCAAGCTCACATATAATTTCCATTGATCCTGAAAATATTGTTGAAGTCTGCTTTTGTGTGCTGCTATGCTGAGAAGGCTATAGCCGATGAGAAAGCAGGTAGAAACAGAAAGTATGATCCATTGGAACCAGTTGAACAGACCATGAATGAAATAGTTGGCCGTACCAATGCTAACAGCAATCAGGAAAATATGGGGTAAATATCTATTAACTTTTTTTGAAAGGAGCTGGTCGAACTTCATA
The nucleotide sequence above comes from Bacteroidia bacterium. Encoded proteins:
- a CDS encoding LamG-like jellyroll fold domain-containing protein, whose amino-acid sequence is MNRNSTFILIFLFLSSPLFGNSPVSGNMINQVWTKANSPYCVSGDIFVSSLTIEAGVRVIFQGDYLFEVGGILTAVGAPTDSIYFTKSDSISGWRGIQFNFSNPASEMAYCRIDSSTSGGIRVNNSSPTIRNCRIIHNSSTDHGAGVWTNSQLTLNCTEIIGNYSSSRFGGGVYNEGSLRLLNCAVRYNVNEWLRSSVWSAGGGIYSTGSLYAEKSEISYNHNISTNGNPFQSSFSYGGGIYIDADSLELKACELNGNATAAHANTSAEVNDGGALYTLGLNYGKISNSIFGYDSLYWRGVWAGSSAKGGGIYIFSGNLDITNSTIAYNSFDGIFNRTGNVNLRNSIVFFHPTAQIQGTVSTTYSNVQNSFPGTGNIALNPLFFSTDDLRIVPGSPSIDAGDPASQYNDVCSPPSLGNTRNDMGAEGGPTACSWLIDCSNSLKIRAEAGPDQAICEGESVQIGGSPTVSGGTPPYTYSWTPTTNLNAANIPNPAASPGISRRYTVSVTDAAGSIVRDSVWIEVGNPVSVNLGPDVVINPGGSIVLDAKNPGASYAWNTGDTSRTLTVNQAGDYYVTVRSGGCIGSDTISVFMSNNLDSCLVVHYDFNGDANDRGPHGLDGTVFGATLTQDNFGNPNSAYLFDGNDRIDVADDPALTFGTDEFTFTACVRIDAFGPDGGYYLMGHSNGPGTTRKWIFWLGDEGISFIVGPSNGWNWLGDYDFQLNTWYTVAIRRDADSIAAFVDSVHIGSIDASLFVLPNMSTNFQIGTAETGRPNRLFKGAISDLSLYRCALNDLELRELCTQNSTGREAFSPIESLKVYPNPSDANFRIELQLDQIEDIQMRLFDLRGKMIAEQAWHRTLFIEHQIDLSAQTDGVYLLQLQMGNYVIHKKLYLLH
- a CDS encoding tetratricopeptide repeat protein, with the protein product MDKNFPMLVSPKLSWIGFFSLLLLTACQKGENYSEHKISWYIQQIDEATDYQKSYEQEYFYLNQLGEFCKKDSRDCPSVLLAKGILLFKTAYYDSALLVLDRHQDALSESGSNTYERSLGNYYRAATYTFKGSFQKAFPIIQALLRKTENKNNRNDSSLYASSLFTLGVGYSNPAEGKMDSALICLRRASHFQAEIWGAKSEQLGKSLNFLAQAFLLVQACDSSEYYYLKAIDTYQQLAQEKQNDLWVSYNGLASVMIAGYCKRNDYARALNLLHQAVSISDSLADNNPNKVVPYASRGRLYQAIGDYYSAIENYKLALSDDLQHPNYPILLSNIGAAFASMEDYPQAISYFRSALSYPKAGGVFRAFWLNNLSTAFIGLGEIDSAKIYVKKADAFKDIVSRVFQSEATEFHALLYTNYGELYRKLEDYPLAESYYQKALKVRQESQDANISLTYQKLGEIYRVQKMPEQAFAFYHKGLTSIGLSKSQVAKPDPLNLDQPWLQRPLYLLLSSLAKNWELKYQEEASLSSLEKAYEHYSYSLQIVDSML
- a CDS encoding S41 family peptidase, coding for MSYLFEGEPIHLSDYYYRYQDSRHGIYTKKDLPGKRLPNIPVYVLVNSRSASAAESLAYMLKHLKRATVIGEITMGAGNGAMTHKINDRFSVTIASETTINAVTKTSFEQVGVLPNVKVSSEEAFDTGYRLALNYLKEHNSRNIAPSNYESVIEFLPDSKSQATIDSSTYKKYTGTYKNGPIEIRVSMNDSNLYAEVVGRGGKLKLIPKGDHSFLVDNLKERIQFVLDDNHEIVKLIGIDSPMDLNKIK
- a CDS encoding nuclear transport factor 2 family protein; this translates as MRTTFAFTCVLLFLVGMEAYAQKPAQKDHPVKELYLSTIDAFNEGNLELFLANFSSDIRMYGTDGNYVGKQALRDRFQVIFKQFPNKRMEIPELEVEVLSKDNVLVNFKWSLYPMGRGPSYRGVGSGVYTLRNGKWIEILEVETVTEVDKELMQK
- a CDS encoding LytTR family DNA-binding domain-containing protein — protein: MKFDQLLSKKVNRYLPHIFLIAVSIGTANYFIHGLFNWFQWIILSVSTCFLIGYSLLSIAAHKSRLQQYFQDQWKLYVSLILGFFLIGFLASEVENIIKNLIFSHEAYRAFAAGSTYLTNGIISMALGLSFFLNNQLFPLEAKAEIRPQSMSKEQEARMEEGYPIAKIPVRQGESILLISVENIVYFEAFDNYSFVFDLKGNKMLCDYSLLFLEKRLGKEFMRIHRKFIVNTVHIKQIKPHLNSRYVILFDRPELKAITSSKSYSSTIRSLIKIE